From the Williamwhitmania sp. genome, the window TAGCCGATCATCGGAGGATAGCTCGTTTGGAGAGAAAAAACCCTATGAACGTAGGGAACGCTCAAGCCGTGACGACAGACCAGCAAGGGAAAGCCGTCCATTCGAGCGCAAAGAACGTTCGGGCGAGAGAAGCGATAGGCCTTTTAACCGCGACAACCGCTCCGGTGAGAGAAGTGAAAGACCATTCAACCGTGACAACCGCTCCGGAGACAGAAACGACAGGCCTTTCAACCGTGACAACCGTTCCGGTGAAGGAAGCGACAAACCATTCAACCGCGATAACCGTTCTTCCGAAAGAAGCGACAGACCATTCAACCGCGACAACCGCTCCGGTGAGAGAAGCGACAGACCTTTCAACCGCGATAACCGTTCCGGCGAGAGAAGCGATAGGCCATTCAACCGTGACAACCGCTCCGGCGAGAGAAGCGATAGGCCATTCAACCGCGATAACCGTTCTTCTGAAAGAAGCGATAAACCATTCAGACGGTCAGATTCCGGCGATAAGCCATTTAGAGGCGACCGTAGTTTCGACAGAGAAGATAGACCAAACCGATCCGATAAAGGGGAAGAAAAGGGAAGTCGTCCATTCAGTGGAGAGCGCACCGACCATTTTACAAGAAGCGATAGACCATTCCTAAAAGATCGTCCAGAACGTAGAGAACGAAGTGATCGCGATGGAGCAAGAGGCGAAAGGCCTTTCCGTGGCGAGCGCAGCTCCGATAGAAACGGTAGTAGATACGCTGACCGTGGCAACACCCCGTTCAACAGATCCGACAGACCAAAAAGGGAGGTTGAAGGAGCCGAGAACGATGGTGATCAGCCAAAGACAGAGTTTACCAGCCGTAGAAAACATATTCAGGTATACGAACCAAAATCGTATGAGGAGGAGGTTAACAAGCCCATCCGCCTCAACAGGTATATCTCCAATGCAGGTATTTGCTCACGCCGTGAAGCCGATACCTTTATTCAGGCAGGCGTGGTAAGCATCAATGGTACTATTGTTACCGAGCTTGGAACCAAGGTTAACCCCACCGACGAGGTGCGCTTTAACGACGAACCAATCAAAGGAGAACGGAAAGTTTACCTGCTACTGAATAAGCCTAAGGACTATATCACCACCACCGATGACCCAAATGCACGCCAAACGGTAATGGAAATTGTTGCCGGAGCCTGCAAGGAGCGCATCTACCCCGTTGGCCGTCTCGACAGAAACACCACAGGTGTGCTGCTTATGACCAACGATGGTGAGCTTGCAACGCGCTTGCTACATCCTTCATCGAATAAGAAAAAGGTGTACCACATTCATCTCGACAAAAAGATATCCACCACCGATTTGGAAAAAATTTGTGAAGGTGTGGAGCTGGAAGATGGAATGGCATATGCCGATAGCGCCAGCATTGTTGCCGACGACCCCAAGCAGGTTGGTATCGAAATTCACTCCGGTAAGAACCGTATTGTACGTAGAATTTTTGAACACCTCAACTACAACGTTGTGAAGCTCGACCGGGTATACTTTGCCGGCCTCACCAAGAAAGGCCTTGGCCGTGGTGAGTATAGAATGCTCAACGACAAAGAGGTGGAGATGATGAAACGGGGCGCTTACGAATAGCCTCATTCATACCATATTTAAAAAACCGTTCCAAGTTGGGACGGTTTTTTTTGTGCTATGGTTAAAGAATTCAAGCATCAGTAGGGGCACAATATTTTGCGCCCCTATCCTATTATTCATAAAA encodes:
- a CDS encoding pseudouridine synthase: MESENITPQEGSREGYEGKKKNESREASSKEDSSKTYRPRTAKKFTPSNTSPSRENTPPKEVTNDSPKSTEERSSGKERPFWTDFSGKEDRPARSSRSSEDSSFGEKKPYERRERSSRDDRPARESRPFERKERSGERSDRPFNRDNRSGERSERPFNRDNRSGDRNDRPFNRDNRSGEGSDKPFNRDNRSSERSDRPFNRDNRSGERSDRPFNRDNRSGERSDRPFNRDNRSGERSDRPFNRDNRSSERSDKPFRRSDSGDKPFRGDRSFDREDRPNRSDKGEEKGSRPFSGERTDHFTRSDRPFLKDRPERRERSDRDGARGERPFRGERSSDRNGSRYADRGNTPFNRSDRPKREVEGAENDGDQPKTEFTSRRKHIQVYEPKSYEEEVNKPIRLNRYISNAGICSRREADTFIQAGVVSINGTIVTELGTKVNPTDEVRFNDEPIKGERKVYLLLNKPKDYITTTDDPNARQTVMEIVAGACKERIYPVGRLDRNTTGVLLMTNDGELATRLLHPSSNKKKVYHIHLDKKISTTDLEKICEGVELEDGMAYADSASIVADDPKQVGIEIHSGKNRIVRRIFEHLNYNVVKLDRVYFAGLTKKGLGRGEYRMLNDKEVEMMKRGAYE